Proteins found in one Lysinibacillus fusiformis genomic segment:
- a CDS encoding S-layer homology domain-containing protein produces the protein MKKLSIFMLLMMLVSLVIWQPQSVYADELSGHMHESGLRYLIQKDALLKDANGSYRPNATVTRGEFATYIAKALDLDAKNEITFTDVSDTYLFANEIKLAATAGIITGYTDGSFKPDDRISREHMAVMLIRAVDYLKIPKGTSSITFKDNTTIFKDFRQDVAIGAQLGLIKGSSNGMFLPRDNATIGEASTFILRLILLADQVDAGKNENNGNSENNGNTNNNENNNNTGNNGNTTAYIVKEISNGNLVDKQTFTSFEAAEKAMTNNSLVITQNNKIIKMTSGYVVTNNYVALNSETIKDQIAVAGNTEMEYLGSDATQVKVRLAGHTGYLKQADVNLIPSTLVKGRSYYTNEYGEIKHTLYDYKTNKYSASYVYGKAPSFMKQGEKYFSWDGINFTNADGSSKGEAYNYYQFLPARATTQYTVEELDQYIVEKLAEVESSGASIYKNATTKSKLLGLGSVLKDVEANSHINAMLILSLAQHESAYGMSDHAQNLNNLFGLYVYDTNPLNKKFDSVEANINELVEKFLQPNYITPGGRYTNGAVVGSKAIGFNVKYASDPFWGAKVAGHYYRAEKALGFKDANNPYKIALTTTAGLNVRADASTSQSPLFTFSKSNMPVIVTDTSSNGWYQVVSDKLNTEPGYISKDYIKFINTVK, from the coding sequence ATGAAAAAACTATCAATTTTTATGTTGCTCATGATGCTTGTTAGTCTAGTCATTTGGCAACCCCAATCGGTCTATGCAGATGAGCTATCAGGACATATGCACGAGAGTGGTCTGCGCTATTTAATTCAGAAAGATGCATTGCTGAAAGATGCAAATGGTAGCTATCGTCCAAATGCTACGGTGACACGCGGTGAATTCGCCACATACATAGCAAAAGCGTTAGATTTGGACGCAAAGAACGAGATAACGTTTACAGATGTCTCAGACACATATTTATTTGCAAATGAAATTAAGCTTGCTGCTACTGCTGGAATTATTACTGGCTATACGGATGGCTCATTTAAGCCGGATGACCGTATTTCAAGAGAGCATATGGCAGTTATGCTAATCAGAGCTGTTGATTATTTAAAAATACCAAAAGGTACTTCTTCTATTACCTTCAAAGACAATACCACTATTTTTAAAGATTTCCGTCAAGATGTTGCAATCGGTGCACAATTAGGACTTATTAAAGGAAGCTCCAATGGCATGTTTTTACCTAGAGACAATGCCACAATTGGTGAAGCGTCAACATTTATCTTACGATTAATCCTTCTTGCTGATCAGGTTGACGCTGGTAAAAATGAAAACAACGGTAACTCCGAGAATAACGGTAATACTAATAATAATGAGAACAATAATAATACTGGTAATAACGGTAATACTACCGCATATATCGTCAAAGAAATTTCAAATGGTAATCTAGTAGACAAGCAAACCTTTACTAGCTTTGAAGCAGCTGAAAAAGCGATGACGAATAATTCTTTAGTGATTACTCAAAATAATAAAATTATCAAAATGACTTCAGGTTATGTTGTAACGAATAATTATGTGGCACTGAATTCTGAAACCATAAAGGATCAAATCGCAGTTGCTGGTAATACAGAAATGGAGTATCTAGGTAGTGATGCCACACAAGTAAAAGTACGCTTAGCTGGTCATACTGGCTATTTAAAGCAGGCAGACGTTAACTTAATTCCTTCTACTTTAGTGAAAGGCCGTTCTTATTACACAAATGAATATGGTGAAATAAAACATACCTTATATGATTATAAAACAAATAAATATTCAGCTAGTTACGTGTATGGCAAGGCACCTAGCTTTATGAAGCAGGGTGAGAAATACTTTAGCTGGGATGGCATTAACTTTACCAATGCTGATGGTTCTTCAAAAGGAGAAGCCTATAACTACTATCAATTCTTACCAGCCCGTGCAACAACTCAATATACAGTAGAAGAGCTAGATCAATATATTGTGGAAAAATTAGCAGAGGTTGAAAGCTCTGGTGCTTCGATTTATAAAAATGCCACAACTAAAAGTAAGCTACTTGGCTTAGGTTCTGTATTAAAAGACGTGGAAGCAAATTCTCATATCAATGCTATGCTTATTTTATCTCTAGCACAGCATGAGAGTGCCTATGGTATGAGTGATCACGCTCAAAACCTAAACAATCTATTTGGATTATATGTCTATGATACAAATCCACTGAACAAGAAGTTTGATAGTGTCGAAGCTAATATTAATGAGTTGGTTGAAAAATTCTTACAGCCAAATTATATCACGCCAGGCGGACGTTATACGAATGGCGCAGTTGTTGGCTCTAAGGCTATTGGCTTCAACGTAAAATACGCTTCAGATCCATTCTGGGGCGCCAAAGTTGCTGGACATTATTATCGTGCAGAAAAAGCTTTAGGCTTTAAAGATGCGAATAATCCTTATAAAATTGCACTCACAACAACAGCTGGACTAAATGTTCGTGCAGATGCATCAACAAGTCAAAGTCCACTCTTCACATTTAGTAAAAGTAATATGCCGGTCATTGTCACAGATACAAGCTCAAACGGTTGGTATCAAGTTGTTTCGGATAAACTAAATACTGAACCAGGATATATTAGCAAGGATTACATTAAATTCATTAATACCGTGAAATAA